In Ctenopharyngodon idella isolate HZGC_01 chromosome 1, HZGC01, whole genome shotgun sequence, a single genomic region encodes these proteins:
- the si:dkey-27h10.2 gene encoding uncharacterized protein si:dkey-27h10.2 isoform X7 yields MLSPFKMCSTSLHLLIGALLVLAVKNELTTMTYSEETTTAVVSMSNDHTTILNQTSADFPDNLPTSFPPNSTDTLISTTDENMSDSPTSDYPQTNNDTTDDSQENVPKSSTSKIKSTASKITTPHIHTQTKGKSNGITYIIILIIVVVCISGVVVYCCLQKKSRRYSVDLHPKQEDAHIPLSTVDAEVFDTTSEKDIQTFTPAESTEPLKDPGPAKETEKPEGGKESVDVKQENQQNLSSTQATVIPKDKTAELTVVDMTDGEPTISTKTSMESLDDALNDNNSNNTRTEVNGKLHKFTEISLDGRL; encoded by the exons ATGCTATCACCTTTCAAGATGTGCTCCACATCACTTCATCTCCTCATTG GTGCCTTGCTTGTCCTTGCTGTTAAAAATGAGTTAACAACAATGACATACAGCGAAGAAACCACCACTGCTGTAGTTTCAATGTCTAATGACCACACCACCATATTAaatcaaacatcagcagacttTCCGGACAACCTCCCCACTTCATTCCCTCCAAACTCCACTGACACCCTGATAAGCACTACGGATGAGAATATGTCAG ATTCGCCTACTTCAGATTATCCACAGACCAACAATGACACCACAGACGATTCTCAGGAGAATGTTCCAAAATCCAGCACAAGTAAGATTAAAAGCACAGCCAGCAAAATAACCA cacctcatatacacacacaaacaaagggAAAAAGCAACGGAATAA CTTACATAATTATCCTGATTATTGTTGTCGTGTGCATAAGTGGGGTAGTAGTTTATTGTTGCCTTCAAAAGAAGTCCAGg AGGTACTCCGTGGACTTGCATCCCAAACAGGAAGATGCTCATATCCCACTCAGCACAGTGGATGCAGAGGTGTTTGACACCACATCAGAAAAAG ATATACAAACGTTTACTCCTGCCGAGTCCACCGAGCCGTTAAAGGACCCTGGCCCTGCGAAGGAAACTGAAAAGCCAGAGGGAGGGAAAG AATCGGTTGATGTTAAACAAGAAAACCAACAGAATTTGTCCAGCACTCAGGCCACAGTGATCCCAAAGGACAAAACAGCAGAGCTGACTGTAGTGGATATGACTGATGGAGAACCGACGATCTCCACCAAGACCTCAATGGAATCCTTAGATGATGCTCTCAATGATAACAACAGCAACAATACAAGAACTGAAG TCAATGGCAAATTGCATAAATTCACTGAAATCTCTCTTGATGGTcgactttaa
- the si:dkey-27h10.2 gene encoding uncharacterized protein si:dkey-27h10.2 isoform X3 — protein sequence MLSPFKMCSTSLHLLIGALLVLAVKNELTTMTYSEETTTAVVSMSNDHTTILNQTSADFPDNLPTSFPPNSTDTLISTTDENMSDSPTSDYPQTNNDTTDDSQENVPKSSTSKIKSTASKITNHPQTNNVTTDDPGKNVPKSSATPHIHTQTKGKSNGITYIIILIIVVVCISGVVVYCCLQKKSRRYSVDLHPKQEDAHIPLSTVDAEVFDTTSEKDIQTFTPAESTEPLKDPGPAKETEKPEGGKESVDVKQENQQNLSSTQATVIPKDKTAELTVVDMTDGEPTISTKTSMESLDDALNDNNSNNTRTEVNGKLHKFTEISLDGRL from the exons ATGCTATCACCTTTCAAGATGTGCTCCACATCACTTCATCTCCTCATTG GTGCCTTGCTTGTCCTTGCTGTTAAAAATGAGTTAACAACAATGACATACAGCGAAGAAACCACCACTGCTGTAGTTTCAATGTCTAATGACCACACCACCATATTAaatcaaacatcagcagacttTCCGGACAACCTCCCCACTTCATTCCCTCCAAACTCCACTGACACCCTGATAAGCACTACGGATGAGAATATGTCAG ATTCGCCTACTTCAGATTATCCACAGACCAACAATGACACCACAGACGATTCTCAGGAGAATGTTCCAAAATCCAGCACAAGTAAGATTAAAAGCACAGCCAGCAAAATAACCA ATCATCCACAGACCAACAATGTCACCACAGATGATCCTGGGAAGAATGTTCCAAAATCCAGCGCAA cacctcatatacacacacaaacaaagggAAAAAGCAACGGAATAA CTTACATAATTATCCTGATTATTGTTGTCGTGTGCATAAGTGGGGTAGTAGTTTATTGTTGCCTTCAAAAGAAGTCCAGg AGGTACTCCGTGGACTTGCATCCCAAACAGGAAGATGCTCATATCCCACTCAGCACAGTGGATGCAGAGGTGTTTGACACCACATCAGAAAAAG ATATACAAACGTTTACTCCTGCCGAGTCCACCGAGCCGTTAAAGGACCCTGGCCCTGCGAAGGAAACTGAAAAGCCAGAGGGAGGGAAAG AATCGGTTGATGTTAAACAAGAAAACCAACAGAATTTGTCCAGCACTCAGGCCACAGTGATCCCAAAGGACAAAACAGCAGAGCTGACTGTAGTGGATATGACTGATGGAGAACCGACGATCTCCACCAAGACCTCAATGGAATCCTTAGATGATGCTCTCAATGATAACAACAGCAACAATACAAGAACTGAAG TCAATGGCAAATTGCATAAATTCACTGAAATCTCTCTTGATGGTcgactttaa
- the si:dkey-27h10.2 gene encoding uncharacterized protein si:dkey-27h10.2 isoform X6, with the protein MLSPFKMCSTSLHLLIGALLVLAVKNELTTMTYSEETTTAVVSMSNDHTTILNQTSADFPDNLPTSFPPNSTDTLISTTDENMSDSPTSDYPQTNNDTTDDSQENVPKSSTSKIKSTASKITNHPQTNNVTTDDPGKNVPKSSASTIKSTASKITTPHIHTQTKGKSNGITYIIILIIVVVCISGVVVYCCLQKKSRRYSVDLHPKQEDAHIPLSTVDAEVFDTTSEKESVDVKQENQQNLSSTQATVIPKDKTAELTVVDMTDGEPTISTKTSMESLDDALNDNNSNNTRTEVNGKLHKFTEISLDGRL; encoded by the exons ATGCTATCACCTTTCAAGATGTGCTCCACATCACTTCATCTCCTCATTG GTGCCTTGCTTGTCCTTGCTGTTAAAAATGAGTTAACAACAATGACATACAGCGAAGAAACCACCACTGCTGTAGTTTCAATGTCTAATGACCACACCACCATATTAaatcaaacatcagcagacttTCCGGACAACCTCCCCACTTCATTCCCTCCAAACTCCACTGACACCCTGATAAGCACTACGGATGAGAATATGTCAG ATTCGCCTACTTCAGATTATCCACAGACCAACAATGACACCACAGACGATTCTCAGGAGAATGTTCCAAAATCCAGCACAAGTAAGATTAAAAGCACAGCCAGCAAAATAACCA ATCATCCACAGACCAACAATGTCACCACAGATGATCCTGGGAAGAATGTTCCAAAATCCAGCGCAAGTACGATTAAAAGCACAGCCAGCAAAATAACCA cacctcatatacacacacaaacaaagggAAAAAGCAACGGAATAA CTTACATAATTATCCTGATTATTGTTGTCGTGTGCATAAGTGGGGTAGTAGTTTATTGTTGCCTTCAAAAGAAGTCCAGg AGGTACTCCGTGGACTTGCATCCCAAACAGGAAGATGCTCATATCCCACTCAGCACAGTGGATGCAGAGGTGTTTGACACCACATCAGAAAAAG AATCGGTTGATGTTAAACAAGAAAACCAACAGAATTTGTCCAGCACTCAGGCCACAGTGATCCCAAAGGACAAAACAGCAGAGCTGACTGTAGTGGATATGACTGATGGAGAACCGACGATCTCCACCAAGACCTCAATGGAATCCTTAGATGATGCTCTCAATGATAACAACAGCAACAATACAAGAACTGAAG TCAATGGCAAATTGCATAAATTCACTGAAATCTCTCTTGATGGTcgactttaa
- the si:dkey-27h10.2 gene encoding uncharacterized protein si:dkey-27h10.2 isoform X5, which yields MLSPFKMCSTSLHLLIGALLVLAVKNELTTMTYSEETTTAVVSMSNDHTTILNQTSADFPDNLPTSFPPNSTDTLISTTDENMSDSPTSDYPQTNNDTTDDSQENVPKSSTNHPQTNNVTTDDPGKNVPKSSATPHIHTQTKGKSNGITYIIILIIVVVCISGVVVYCCLQKKSRRYSVDLHPKQEDAHIPLSTVDAEVFDTTSEKDIQTFTPAESTEPLKDPGPAKETEKPEGGKESVDVKQENQQNLSSTQATVIPKDKTAELTVVDMTDGEPTISTKTSMESLDDALNDNNSNNTRTEVNGKLHKFTEISLDGRL from the exons ATGCTATCACCTTTCAAGATGTGCTCCACATCACTTCATCTCCTCATTG GTGCCTTGCTTGTCCTTGCTGTTAAAAATGAGTTAACAACAATGACATACAGCGAAGAAACCACCACTGCTGTAGTTTCAATGTCTAATGACCACACCACCATATTAaatcaaacatcagcagacttTCCGGACAACCTCCCCACTTCATTCCCTCCAAACTCCACTGACACCCTGATAAGCACTACGGATGAGAATATGTCAG ATTCGCCTACTTCAGATTATCCACAGACCAACAATGACACCACAGACGATTCTCAGGAGAATGTTCCAAAATCCAGCACAA ATCATCCACAGACCAACAATGTCACCACAGATGATCCTGGGAAGAATGTTCCAAAATCCAGCGCAA cacctcatatacacacacaaacaaagggAAAAAGCAACGGAATAA CTTACATAATTATCCTGATTATTGTTGTCGTGTGCATAAGTGGGGTAGTAGTTTATTGTTGCCTTCAAAAGAAGTCCAGg AGGTACTCCGTGGACTTGCATCCCAAACAGGAAGATGCTCATATCCCACTCAGCACAGTGGATGCAGAGGTGTTTGACACCACATCAGAAAAAG ATATACAAACGTTTACTCCTGCCGAGTCCACCGAGCCGTTAAAGGACCCTGGCCCTGCGAAGGAAACTGAAAAGCCAGAGGGAGGGAAAG AATCGGTTGATGTTAAACAAGAAAACCAACAGAATTTGTCCAGCACTCAGGCCACAGTGATCCCAAAGGACAAAACAGCAGAGCTGACTGTAGTGGATATGACTGATGGAGAACCGACGATCTCCACCAAGACCTCAATGGAATCCTTAGATGATGCTCTCAATGATAACAACAGCAACAATACAAGAACTGAAG TCAATGGCAAATTGCATAAATTCACTGAAATCTCTCTTGATGGTcgactttaa
- the si:dkey-27h10.2 gene encoding uncharacterized protein si:dkey-27h10.2 isoform X1, with amino-acid sequence MLSPFKMCSTSLHLLIGALLVLAVKNELTTMTYSEETTTAVVSMSNDHTTILNQTSADFPDNLPTSFPPNSTDTLISTTDENMSDSPTSDYPQTNNDTTDDSQENVPKSSTSKIKSTASKITNHPQTNNVTTDDPGKNVPKSSASTIKSTASKITTPHIHTQTKGKSNGITYIIILIIVVVCISGVVVYCCLQKKSRRYSVDLHPKQEDAHIPLSTVDAEVFDTTSEKDIQTFTPAESTEPLKDPGPAKETEKPEGGKESVDVKQENQQNLSSTQATVIPKDKTAELTVVDMTDGEPTISTKTSMESLDDALNDNNSNNTRTEVNGKLHKFTEISLDGRL; translated from the exons ATGCTATCACCTTTCAAGATGTGCTCCACATCACTTCATCTCCTCATTG GTGCCTTGCTTGTCCTTGCTGTTAAAAATGAGTTAACAACAATGACATACAGCGAAGAAACCACCACTGCTGTAGTTTCAATGTCTAATGACCACACCACCATATTAaatcaaacatcagcagacttTCCGGACAACCTCCCCACTTCATTCCCTCCAAACTCCACTGACACCCTGATAAGCACTACGGATGAGAATATGTCAG ATTCGCCTACTTCAGATTATCCACAGACCAACAATGACACCACAGACGATTCTCAGGAGAATGTTCCAAAATCCAGCACAAGTAAGATTAAAAGCACAGCCAGCAAAATAACCA ATCATCCACAGACCAACAATGTCACCACAGATGATCCTGGGAAGAATGTTCCAAAATCCAGCGCAAGTACGATTAAAAGCACAGCCAGCAAAATAACCA cacctcatatacacacacaaacaaagggAAAAAGCAACGGAATAA CTTACATAATTATCCTGATTATTGTTGTCGTGTGCATAAGTGGGGTAGTAGTTTATTGTTGCCTTCAAAAGAAGTCCAGg AGGTACTCCGTGGACTTGCATCCCAAACAGGAAGATGCTCATATCCCACTCAGCACAGTGGATGCAGAGGTGTTTGACACCACATCAGAAAAAG ATATACAAACGTTTACTCCTGCCGAGTCCACCGAGCCGTTAAAGGACCCTGGCCCTGCGAAGGAAACTGAAAAGCCAGAGGGAGGGAAAG AATCGGTTGATGTTAAACAAGAAAACCAACAGAATTTGTCCAGCACTCAGGCCACAGTGATCCCAAAGGACAAAACAGCAGAGCTGACTGTAGTGGATATGACTGATGGAGAACCGACGATCTCCACCAAGACCTCAATGGAATCCTTAGATGATGCTCTCAATGATAACAACAGCAACAATACAAGAACTGAAG TCAATGGCAAATTGCATAAATTCACTGAAATCTCTCTTGATGGTcgactttaa
- the si:dkey-27h10.2 gene encoding uncharacterized protein si:dkey-27h10.2 isoform X2, which translates to MLSPFKMCSTSLHLLIGALLVLAVKNELTTMTYSEETTTAVVSMSNDHTTILNQTSADFPDNLPTSFPPNSTDTLISTTDENMSDSPTSDYPQTNNDTTDDSQENVPKSSTNHPQTNNVTTDDPGKNVPKSSASTIKSTASKITTPHIHTQTKGKSNGITYIIILIIVVVCISGVVVYCCLQKKSRRYSVDLHPKQEDAHIPLSTVDAEVFDTTSEKDIQTFTPAESTEPLKDPGPAKETEKPEGGKESVDVKQENQQNLSSTQATVIPKDKTAELTVVDMTDGEPTISTKTSMESLDDALNDNNSNNTRTEVNGKLHKFTEISLDGRL; encoded by the exons ATGCTATCACCTTTCAAGATGTGCTCCACATCACTTCATCTCCTCATTG GTGCCTTGCTTGTCCTTGCTGTTAAAAATGAGTTAACAACAATGACATACAGCGAAGAAACCACCACTGCTGTAGTTTCAATGTCTAATGACCACACCACCATATTAaatcaaacatcagcagacttTCCGGACAACCTCCCCACTTCATTCCCTCCAAACTCCACTGACACCCTGATAAGCACTACGGATGAGAATATGTCAG ATTCGCCTACTTCAGATTATCCACAGACCAACAATGACACCACAGACGATTCTCAGGAGAATGTTCCAAAATCCAGCACAA ATCATCCACAGACCAACAATGTCACCACAGATGATCCTGGGAAGAATGTTCCAAAATCCAGCGCAAGTACGATTAAAAGCACAGCCAGCAAAATAACCA cacctcatatacacacacaaacaaagggAAAAAGCAACGGAATAA CTTACATAATTATCCTGATTATTGTTGTCGTGTGCATAAGTGGGGTAGTAGTTTATTGTTGCCTTCAAAAGAAGTCCAGg AGGTACTCCGTGGACTTGCATCCCAAACAGGAAGATGCTCATATCCCACTCAGCACAGTGGATGCAGAGGTGTTTGACACCACATCAGAAAAAG ATATACAAACGTTTACTCCTGCCGAGTCCACCGAGCCGTTAAAGGACCCTGGCCCTGCGAAGGAAACTGAAAAGCCAGAGGGAGGGAAAG AATCGGTTGATGTTAAACAAGAAAACCAACAGAATTTGTCCAGCACTCAGGCCACAGTGATCCCAAAGGACAAAACAGCAGAGCTGACTGTAGTGGATATGACTGATGGAGAACCGACGATCTCCACCAAGACCTCAATGGAATCCTTAGATGATGCTCTCAATGATAACAACAGCAACAATACAAGAACTGAAG TCAATGGCAAATTGCATAAATTCACTGAAATCTCTCTTGATGGTcgactttaa
- the si:dkey-27h10.2 gene encoding uncharacterized protein si:dkey-27h10.2 isoform X4 gives MLSPFKMCSTSLHLLIGALLVLAVKNELTTMTYSEETTTAVVSMSNDHTTILNQTSADFPDNLPTSFPPNSTDTLISTTDENMSDSPTSDYPQTNNDTTDDSQENVPKSSTSKIKSTASKITNHPQTNNVTTDDPGKNVPKSSASTIKSTASKITTPHIHTQTKGKSNGITYIIILIIVVVCISGVVVYCCLQKKSRRYSVDLHPKQEDAHIPLSTVDAEVFDTTSEKDIQTFTPAESTEPLKDPGPAKETEKPEGGKESVDVKQENQQNLSSTQATVIPKDKTAELTVVDMTDGEPTISTKTSMESLDDALNDNNSNNTRTEDI, from the exons ATGCTATCACCTTTCAAGATGTGCTCCACATCACTTCATCTCCTCATTG GTGCCTTGCTTGTCCTTGCTGTTAAAAATGAGTTAACAACAATGACATACAGCGAAGAAACCACCACTGCTGTAGTTTCAATGTCTAATGACCACACCACCATATTAaatcaaacatcagcagacttTCCGGACAACCTCCCCACTTCATTCCCTCCAAACTCCACTGACACCCTGATAAGCACTACGGATGAGAATATGTCAG ATTCGCCTACTTCAGATTATCCACAGACCAACAATGACACCACAGACGATTCTCAGGAGAATGTTCCAAAATCCAGCACAAGTAAGATTAAAAGCACAGCCAGCAAAATAACCA ATCATCCACAGACCAACAATGTCACCACAGATGATCCTGGGAAGAATGTTCCAAAATCCAGCGCAAGTACGATTAAAAGCACAGCCAGCAAAATAACCA cacctcatatacacacacaaacaaagggAAAAAGCAACGGAATAA CTTACATAATTATCCTGATTATTGTTGTCGTGTGCATAAGTGGGGTAGTAGTTTATTGTTGCCTTCAAAAGAAGTCCAGg AGGTACTCCGTGGACTTGCATCCCAAACAGGAAGATGCTCATATCCCACTCAGCACAGTGGATGCAGAGGTGTTTGACACCACATCAGAAAAAG ATATACAAACGTTTACTCCTGCCGAGTCCACCGAGCCGTTAAAGGACCCTGGCCCTGCGAAGGAAACTGAAAAGCCAGAGGGAGGGAAAG AATCGGTTGATGTTAAACAAGAAAACCAACAGAATTTGTCCAGCACTCAGGCCACAGTGATCCCAAAGGACAAAACAGCAGAGCTGACTGTAGTGGATATGACTGATGGAGAACCGACGATCTCCACCAAGACCTCAATGGAATCCTTAGATGATGCTCTCAATGATAACAACAGCAACAATACAAGAACTGAAG
- the si:dkey-27h10.2 gene encoding uncharacterized protein si:dkey-27h10.2 isoform X8, producing the protein MLSPFKMCSTSLHLLIGALLVLAVKNELTTMTYSEETTTAVVSMSNDHTTILNQTSADFPDNLPTSFPPNSTDTLISTTDENMSDSPTSDYPQTNNDTTDDSQENVPKSSTSKIKSTASKITNHPQTNNVTTDDPGKNVPKSSASTIKSTASKITTPHIHTQTKGKSNGITYIIILIIVVVCISGVVVYCCLQKKSRRYSVDLHPKQEDAHIPLSTVDAEVFDTTSEKESVDVKQENQQNLSSTQATVIPKDKTAELTVVDMTDGEPTISTKTSMESLDDALNDNNSNNTRTEDI; encoded by the exons ATGCTATCACCTTTCAAGATGTGCTCCACATCACTTCATCTCCTCATTG GTGCCTTGCTTGTCCTTGCTGTTAAAAATGAGTTAACAACAATGACATACAGCGAAGAAACCACCACTGCTGTAGTTTCAATGTCTAATGACCACACCACCATATTAaatcaaacatcagcagacttTCCGGACAACCTCCCCACTTCATTCCCTCCAAACTCCACTGACACCCTGATAAGCACTACGGATGAGAATATGTCAG ATTCGCCTACTTCAGATTATCCACAGACCAACAATGACACCACAGACGATTCTCAGGAGAATGTTCCAAAATCCAGCACAAGTAAGATTAAAAGCACAGCCAGCAAAATAACCA ATCATCCACAGACCAACAATGTCACCACAGATGATCCTGGGAAGAATGTTCCAAAATCCAGCGCAAGTACGATTAAAAGCACAGCCAGCAAAATAACCA cacctcatatacacacacaaacaaagggAAAAAGCAACGGAATAA CTTACATAATTATCCTGATTATTGTTGTCGTGTGCATAAGTGGGGTAGTAGTTTATTGTTGCCTTCAAAAGAAGTCCAGg AGGTACTCCGTGGACTTGCATCCCAAACAGGAAGATGCTCATATCCCACTCAGCACAGTGGATGCAGAGGTGTTTGACACCACATCAGAAAAAG AATCGGTTGATGTTAAACAAGAAAACCAACAGAATTTGTCCAGCACTCAGGCCACAGTGATCCCAAAGGACAAAACAGCAGAGCTGACTGTAGTGGATATGACTGATGGAGAACCGACGATCTCCACCAAGACCTCAATGGAATCCTTAGATGATGCTCTCAATGATAACAACAGCAACAATACAAGAACTGAAG